The following nucleotide sequence is from Phycisphaera sp..
GTCGAACCGGTCCGCCCTGGTGATGCCCGATTCGCGGCAGAACCGCCGCAGCTTGTCGAACTCGGCCGTGTACTTGGCCCGGGTCTTGGGCGCGAGATCGCGATCTCGGTTGTACGCCTCGTAGCGGTCGATGAGCTGGACGATCGTGGTGCGTGACGGCGGCGTGCGCCGCTCGCCCGCGTCCAGACGCTTCTGGATCTCGATGGCCCGGCGCCGGGCCTCGCGTTTGTTCGTCGTGCCCAGGCCCTGGAACCGCCGGCTCCCCGCCTCGGCGTAGACCGCCGAGTACGCCCTGGCCACGCGGCGTACCGGCCCGTCGGCGGTGTTCCTGTAGTGGACCTTGCGGCCGATGGTCACACTGGTGCCATCGACGACCTCGCGATCGACAAGCTTCATGGTGCGTCCGTGTTGTTGGAAGGACGGCGAGCGTGCCGTCCTTCGTGTCTGATGTGAAGGGGCCGTTGCCGATCGGACCCTCAGTTCCTGAAGTACTCGCGGATGAGCCGGTCCCGCCAGAAGCGCAGCGGCTTGCCGCGCTTGACCGAACTGGTGAGCTGCCCCCGGCTGACCATGTGGTAGACGGTGGACTTGCTGACCCGAAGCAGCCTCGCGGCCTCGTCGGGCGTCAGGATCGGCGGGAAGCGGTCGGGGTCGATCGCCGAGTCAATCTCGTCCCGGCCGATCGCCCGCCGCCGCAAGGGACCTTTGTCGTGCCGTTCCTCGGGCATGATCACCACCTGAGGACTTGCGTCGAAACCGTGTCCCTCGCCTCATTGGCGGGGATCTGCGCCAGGCCTTCGGCCTCGCGCTCCTGCGACGCCGATCGCTCGCCGGCCATCGTGTCGGCCATCGACTGCTGCTCCAGCTCGCGATCGGTGATCTGCATGATCTGGAGCCGCGTCTTGGCCAGGATCAGGGCGGCATCGCACACCATGCACAGGGCGACGAGCACCAGCACGCCGCTGATCGCCCACAGATCTCGCGGTGCCGGCAGCACGGTCTGCTCGATTGCGAAGACGACCACCGCGAGCAGGAGGATGACCGCCGGCTCCCCGACGAGGTTCATCCACAAGGCCGGGCTCTTCGTCCTGCCGAACACCGTGAGCCAGAGGGGGGCGAGCAGGGCGTGGGCGGACCCGAGGTCCTGGGAGTGGATCGGCCGCTTCGAGCCTCGGAAGAACCGGACGATCGCGATGATCGCCTGGCACGCCACCGATAGGAACACGATGTTCTGGAAGATGAACAGCGGGGCTTGCCAGCGGGTGTCCTGGTAGGCGCCGCAGGCGGTGCTGAGGATGAAATACGCCAGCGGGTACCGCCAGAGCGCGACCGCGGTCCCAACGCGCCATCGCATGAGGCAGAGCACCCACGCCCCTGCGGACGCGGTGATCAGCCGGAACAGCGAGATAATCCCCTGGCCCAGGGCGAAGACGCCCTTGCCCACGGCCTTGACAGCTTGCGTGTTGCCCTGGATCTCCTTGAGCGAGCCCATCATACTGAATTCCTGATCCTGCATCGAGTATCTCCTGCGTTGTGGAATGCGTGCGGCCTACTCCGGCCGATACTGGTTGAACGCGACCTTGATCGAGGGGCGGCCGGTGGCCCGCCACGTCCGGCCCGAGACCGAGCAGAACGCCTCGGTCTGCCAGTTGCAAGCCGGACCGCCGCGGGCCAGCTTGAGCAGCTCGATGGCCGGTACGTCGTCGTGCAGGTCCAGCGAGAAGTTGGCATTGCGGCCACCCGAGCCACCACTCGCACCAGACGACCCCGCGCTGCCCTCGCGTTCGGACATGCCGTGGCTGACGCGGGCCTGCCACGA
It contains:
- a CDS encoding helix-turn-helix domain-containing protein, whose protein sequence is MPEERHDKGPLRRRAIGRDEIDSAIDPDRFPPILTPDEAARLLRVSKSTVYHMVSRGQLTSSVKRGKPLRFWRDRLIREYFRN